A section of the Alligator mississippiensis isolate rAllMis1 chromosome 8, rAllMis1, whole genome shotgun sequence genome encodes:
- the ITM2A gene encoding integral membrane protein 2A, with amino-acid sequence MVKIAFHSPFARKDEPKKEAAEALVADKDPEIATHGNENSSGRCLLTLLGLAFILAGVVVGGACIYKYFMPRHKVFRGEMCYVENENQDRAVEPYFLPIAEEADIREDDNIAIIDVPVPKFSDSDPAAIVHDFDRLLTAYLDLQLGNCYVIPLNTSIVMPPRNLMDLFAKLATGSYLPQTYLVREEMVVTEEIDNVSDLGIFIYQLCVGKETYKLQRRDQIMGFQKRSVENCHAIRHFENSFVVETKICQQ; translated from the exons ATGGTGAAGATCGCTTTCCACTCGCCGTTCGCCCGCAAGGACGAGCCCAAGAAGGAGGCTGCCGAGGCGCTGGTGGCCGACAAG gatCCAGAAATTGCCACACATGGAAATGAAAACTCATCTGGAAGATGCCTGTTGACACTTTTGGGTCTTGCATTCATCTTGGCAGGAGTTGTGGTTGGTGGAGCCTGCATCTACAAGTACTTCATGCCTAGG CATAAGGTGTTCCGTGGAGAAATGTGCTATGTCGAAAATGAAAATCAGGATCGTGCTGTTGAACCATACTTCCTGCCCATTGCAGAAGAAGCTGATATTAGGGAAGATGACAACATTGCAATCATTGATGTTCCAGTTCCAAAGTTTTCAGATAGTGACCCAGCAGCTATTGTTCATGACTTTGACAGG CTTCTGACTGCTTATCTTGACTTGCAACTGGGTAACTGCTATGTGATCCCTCTGAACACATCCATTGTTATGCCACCAAGGAATCTGATGGACCTGTTTGCAAAACTGGCG aCTGGTTCGTACTTGCCTCAGACTTACCTGGTTCGTGAAGAAATGGTGGTAACAGAGGAGATAGATAATGTATCTGACTTGGGCATCTTCATTTACCAACTTTGTGTAGGAAAAGAGACCTACAAACTGCAGCGCAGGGATCAGATAATGG GTTTCCAGAAGCGCTCTGTTGAGAACTGTCATGCAATCAGACATTTCGAAAATTCTTTTGTCGTTGAAACTAAGATCTGTCAACAGTGA